TCTCCTCGCATCATCTGGCGCAGGTGGAGGCGCTCTGCCACCGCGTCGCCGTCATCCGCGAGGGGAGGGTGGTGGCGGTGGACGAGGTCGCCTCGCTCCGGAGGATGCGCCTCAAGAGGGTGCAGGCCAGCTTCGCCCAGGAGCCGCCCTCCCTGGAGGGGCTGGAAGGGGTGCGGGACGTCCGGCGGGAGGGGCGGCGCCTCGTCTTCCACGTCTCCGGCGACTTGCGGCCGGTCTTGCGCAGGCTGGCGGAGAGCGAGCTGAGCGACCTCTCGGTGGAGGAGCCGAGCCTCGAGGAAGTCTTCCTGGCCTACTTCAGCGGGGCGGAGGGGGGCGGGCGACCGTGATCCTCCTCTTCCGGCAGTACCTGCGCCTGGGGCGGGGCGCGCTGCTGGGCTGGGCGGCCGGCATGGCGGCCTACACCTGGTTCGCCGTCTCCCTCTACCCGAGCCTGGGCGGCGCGAAGGGGGGCTCCCTGCAACAGTACCTCCAGCAGCTGCCCCCGGCCCTGAAGGCCATCGTGGGGAGCCGCCTCTCGCTGGCCACGCTGGACAGCTACCTGGCGGCCGAGATCTACTCGCTCCTCCCCCTCGTGCTGGCCGTCTACGCCGCCGTGGCGGCCGCCGGCGTGCTCTGCCGCGAGGTCGACCAGGGGACGGCCGAGTTCCTCTTCGCGCAGCCGGTCAGCCGGACGCAAGTCCTGCTGGGCCGCTTCGCCGCCATCGCCGTGCAGCTGCTGGCGGTCCACGCGGCGGTGCTCCTGGCCGCCTGGGGCGGCGCGGCCGCCGCCGGACAGAGCCTCTCCCTGGCAGGAAGCCTGCGCGCCCTCGCGCTCTCCTTCCTGGTCGCGCTGGCGCTGGCGGCGCTGATGCTGCTGCTCTCCCTGGCCTTCAGCGACTCCAGCCAGGCCACCTTCGCCGGCCTCGGCCTGGCCCTCGGCCTCTACGTCGTCACGGTCGCCCTCCGCGCGGCCGGCCGTTACCACCGCCTGCTGCCGTGGCTGATCTTCGGCCGCTTCGACGCCACCGTGGCGGTCTCGACCGCAGACGG
This portion of the Bacillota bacterium genome encodes:
- a CDS encoding ABC transporter permease subunit, which translates into the protein MILLFRQYLRLGRGALLGWAAGMAAYTWFAVSLYPSLGGAKGGSLQQYLQQLPPALKAIVGSRLSLATLDSYLAAEIYSLLPLVLAVYAAVAAAGVLCREVDQGTAEFLFAQPVSRTQVLLGRFAAIAVQLLAVHAAVLLAAWGGAAAAGQSLSLAGSLRALALSFLVALALAALMLLLSLAFSDSSQATFAGLGLALGLYVVTVALRAAGRYHRLLPWLIFGRFDATVAVSTADGFARAAAALLAYALLFVTAAAVLVERRDLRL